The Primulina huaijiensis isolate GDHJ02 chromosome 10, ASM1229523v2, whole genome shotgun sequence region tttatgtgtcACAAAACCCATCATCCTATGTTATTTCGATTTCTGCGatttataggttggttttctggaaatgttttcaacatatgatttgtagtactCTTTGTCatcttcgattcgatagcaaattcgtaattttctgataagaaatgagagagagatgatttttatcgtaaaaccgctCTAGCTGTAAAATTTTTTGCATGTTCTTCACGTTTTCTCAAATTTTGAGATCTCCTGGATCTTTGCTGCTGTGTTTGGCTATGATTTAGGATGTGTTTCGATGTTGCTAAGTAAACTGGTAGGGGCTGGAAGTGGTCTGGTACAGCAGGTGCCGTGAGATGAAGTTTTGCGCAGGTTACGTGCTGTAGGGGCTATTCTTGGGTTTGATCGTGCGGCTCACTGTATGGCTTGACCAGGGCTCCTGGCTATGGTCTGGGGCAtgtcttagggtcctaggatgagtcttgtAGTGGTGGTTCATGGGCTGGATGGTCGGGCAGAAGGCTAGAACCAAAAAACGTGCAGCTGTGCACAGATCGAGTTGTGCGAGGGAGCTGTCACGGTTTTGGCTTGCTGGAGGCTTGGGCTGCGGGTATGGGCTGGAAAGACTGGACCAGGGTCTCATGGGATGTCTAAGGGTCGAATCTAGGGTCTGGTTCGGGTCCGGTTCGCATTGGTTTAGGCATGAAGTCATGAGAAGCGTATTCGGGTTATAGTGCATCTCATGGGCTGTTTTTCTTGGATGCGCTGTTGTTCACGTTTTTAAGTGATTCGAACATGGTTCGGGGATAGTTTAGGCTCTTGGACAGTAGGTTAAGGTGTTGGCTAAGTATGGTTCGAGTCCCGAGTCGTTCGGTAAGTGGTaagctattttaattaattcaggAATCGTACACGTCTGAGTGCATCTTTGGGACTAtgtttaattagttaattttgATGTTGGGGCAGCATGTCCAGAGCATTCCAACGAATCCCACGACGTTTGTAAGTATGAtcgacgtgcaaaaatattttatttttgaggtatacgatttgtcttgtggccactcggtaaagcatgaccgagaATTTATGATTATGGGATTGACGGGGAACCTCTCCACCGGGTAAAGTATGATCGGGgatttatgtatgtgggagtggacatccggtcgaaaggctgtggtgatccctgccagcccagtactgtggtttagtctgatcaggcgaattatgttatggccacctgctttgaaaaatatttctacgcaaaattatgtatgatatgatggaagcacttttatgaaaatgtttatgcagcTATGACACATCTCTGCTTATATATGCTCAGCTTTTACTACGTACTCGCTACTTTCAAATGCATGAAGTTTATTAAGCATTCCTTGCTATTTTTGGTTTATGTATGTTGAGTCATTAGGCTCATTAGATTTAATCGATGCAGATGATGATGCTTTTGAGAAGACAGGAGGTGCTGAACAGTGAGCTTGCTCGGACTGTATGcagtgcaaacccgaggaccactATTGTTATAAAAGGAGTTTATgtacattaaatatttttactctgattttgttaatttatgTTTCGTTGGCAACCAAGTATTTTCTTATGCTCGTTTTCGAATAATGCTTTTTCAGTTGTTTTGAACAATATTTTATGCCCTGGAAATATTTTTGTACTTGGACTAATTTCAAGAATTTAgtcaaacattttatttaattcagaaTGCGAGGGTTactatttaaataagaaaatttttatttttccgaaaattttaaatagtattAGATATTTTAGCATGGTACGTTACAAAGACAAAGTGATGAGATTCTGCTGGCACGACTAGGCATGAGATCCTAACAACATTGTTGCACCAAGACCAAGCGATGAGATTCTGCTTACATGATAAGGTCCCATACATGAGTATTAAGGTCTGAACTGAATATAACATATTTGAGTCTTATGGATGTTGATGGATTTTTCTTCAACTCAATACCAATTCtatatcatatataaatttaagCTGTGATCTGCATTCAAACATTTCCCAAAATAGCACCTCGACATTCATTTGATATCTAAGGCAACTTGAAAAAATTCCAATGTTCGTACTAAGATCGGCAATTGTAACTACAAATACTCCAAAGTTTACTAATCCAACCACTAATAACCACATGTGCCTAAGCAAGCAATGATCTGTCACTACCACCTAATCAGACAGTTAACACATAACAGATAACAAGTAGTCAGTTGCATACGCAAAACATTAATAAGAGCAAAAAATGTTGATGTCATCAAAATTTACACTCTGGCTAAGGAAACAGAAATTAGGAACTTGGTAAACCACGAAATCAAATGAAGATCCATATAAAAAGTTTGCTACAAGAAAGTATCACTGCGCCgatgaaaaaaaaaggaaaaagcaaTAACTGAGTTTCTTTGAAAATCAACAGCTAACATATTATAACAGCAAGGAATAATTAGGAAAAACCTGGCGTATTGAAGAGACCAGTAGAAGTATCGGCAAATCTTCTCCAGTATAGTGGTGCTTATCTCTGGAAATGTCACTTCTCCATGCTCCGTTTCAGCAAAACCACCTGAAATTCTCAAAAGCCCAAATGTAATTTTCGCTCAAGATGTTGTACATCCAAAAATCCATCATATTACACAAAAATCATATctcaagaatttgatatttgaaTCGTTCCCAACACCCAAATAACGGGTAAATTCCAAGAACCCGTAAAAAATCTTGTTtaattaagaaaagaaaatccaTCACAAACGATAGGATAGCGACAACAAATGCAAAGAATTGAAAATTGAGCCACAAATAAACCCTAATTCATCTCAAAACCCAAAATTGAGACAGTAAATAGCCAGAAGTCAAAACTTAAGGAAAAAAACCTGGTGAAGAGAGCATGTTGCGGATGGTTTGTGAAACCATGGCAGCTTTCTTGTCTATGACGAATTCAAACCCTTCGGCGCTAATCAGCTTCACCATATCTTCCTTCTTCATTTTCTCCCCGGATTTGAATCCCCGAGTAAAATTTTCTCTTACCGTACTCCGCAAAAATCTAACACAGCAATTTATACAATGAAAATTTACAACTCATCGTTTTCTAAATATGATTTCGGTCCCTAAGTTCTGCAATAACCAAATGGTTCTTTTTGCACAATTTTTGTAATGACAGTTAATGattataatttgaagttaactCAAAAGCTAGTTCCCGAGGAAATATAATGTATTTTATCCAATAGATATGAGATATGAGATAACTAACACATTTCATGTATTTTATCCAACAGATatgagacaactaacacaccatCTTACGCTCAGAAATGAATATTTGGAACTTGAACTTACCTCAATCCCAAAAGCTACTTGTAGCGGAAAATTGTCCAAGTACATGTATGTAACTCACATATATTTTATCGAACCGATTTGAAACAACTTACATATTATTAGGTGTAAGATATACCAAATTgagtaaataaatattaaaaaatatatatataaattctaaAAACAACAATTACGAATCTCTAATTTTATTAATACTTCTCATCTTctgtaaaaatataaaataagaacgaatgaaaataattaatatttttttatgattatctatttacaaatcacaaaaaattcacaaatactAGAAATTGGAATAAAAACATGAAAAGTGTTAgaatctgaaataaaacgatGAAATTACTTGAATTGATACTAAAATTTGAAGAGTTGTTGCTGGAGTATTTTTGAGTTTGATCTGTTGATTTGTGGTGTTTTTCTGTCTTGTTATCTCCTTTGTGAAACATCTTCTAGTTTTCTTTCACTCGCCACTACCCACTTTCACTCTCCATGATCTGTATTATTTGCTCGTTATCTAACTTCTTCAATAACCGATGACTTTTCTTGGGTAAACTAGCCGACCAAAACACCTTTTGGGATTGAGCTTTTCAAATCTcgggttaaattttttttggtgcTAACAAGTACCCTCCCACAGGCATTGGCTCACTAAACCCCGCTTGCCACCACACGCCTCTCCTGCATTTCTTCCCATCTCGAGACCACCAAGTTCAACTCCTCAACCCCTTTCTGTTGTTTGAAAAACACACACACTGCGCTCGATGCTAGCTTgagatcgtcaaacgagttgtTTCAATCTTCTATGCAAGATTCTTTCTTGTTTTGCATGCAATCAACCATAGCATCATAATCTCTTCTGTTCCTTCCTTGCAAGGTGCTGTCCCTGCTTTTTCTCTGCTTGTTATCCAGCTGTCTTCGTTCTTAATTTGCTGTTTCTGAATCTCATTTGAAGCAGCAACCTTAGTGAAGATTTCTTAGGTAAATCTCTTGTCTACTTTATGACATTTTGGGAGTTTATACTACCGTAATTTCTTGGTTCTGGCCCAGGTTAAAACGTATTTTTCTCTAGCATCATTGTTGTTCCAATCATCCTTCCATTTGACAATGTTGTGAACCTCAATATGTTTACCTGCTTATGAATTATAGTGAATTAGTCAAAACTGTCATTACCAGTAGTTTGATGCCCCTGTGTTTTTTTAGAATCCCATAGTTGTTGTGGTGATGACTTTGATTAAATCTTTGGACATAACAGAGGATGCTTTTTATCTTGCCCTCAAAATCTCAGTATCAACACttggttatttatttatttataactgATCACTGTTATTGTTGCGACAATCTCAGTTGAAACCTTGAGACctttgttggtcccacttgcggtaatttgagataataaaacacgaaaataaagaataaactggataccgagatttacgtggaaaacccctaaaaattattagggtaaaaaccgcgggcaagatgaaaagaatttccactataatattttgtgatgTACAattcactcactgtgtttccaaagaaaacacattctcttaatacaggagaacaaaacacctcataaatattatagaactaagcactcaaatgctataagatgagagaaaactcgaataAGGGATTAATTGAAATGAAGGAATGAGGCATCTATTTATAATAGAATTTCGAGGTGTGAAaccgcgtataaaacgcgttaCGTCTGAACacattctttcatttcaaaattctttcggccattcatatttaaaatgtgtcaCTTTGACTTGCGGACAACCTTTATACTTAGTGGGTTGGGGATTTGATGAACCCGTGGCATTTGGCCATTTGTTGGCCCATAATATGGATACATTTTTTGGCCTCTGTAGATTTTCCAGCTTCCGTTGGTATGGTGTTATTATTCTTGCAGCAATCTCAATTTCTCGTCAACCTACTGGGCCGAAACTCCTAAAAAAAGTCATTACTTTGCGTATTCCAGAAAAATAGTATAAATTCTCTGTTCTAGTTTTGTAAGTGGAGTATCTTTGATTTTAACTCCCCCTTCTTCTTTTTATAGGTTTGTGGCTGTCGAAGTTGCTTCTCGGGTGACTCCCTTATCCTAGATAGTTGTTACTTCACCAATTCAGCTCGTAAACATTACTACACAACCAATTCCTACCCCCATTCACTTGAGTTCACCTTGTTGGATCTcagttttctacacgcccaaacgcagcgaaagttttaaaatttttattttattttgacaatcaaaatatttgattgggcgttcgt contains the following coding sequences:
- the LOC140985770 gene encoding uncharacterized protein, with the translated sequence MKKEDMVKLISAEGFEFVIDKKAAMVSQTIRNMLSSPGGFAETEHGEVTFPEISTTILEKICRYFYWSLQYASGKESEFDIEPELTLELMMAANYLHT